A genomic stretch from Kovacikia minuta CCNUW1 includes:
- a CDS encoding YihY/virulence factor BrkB family protein has translation MIHYIRSTVLPYLRSTILPSKPAQLLIQTGLKWDQDNCPGMAAALSYYALFSLFPMLLVILSVIGSFFGPNTEAFQFIKEAIERYLPPEVHDLIKGTIVSLNENSVGAGVVGFSLLLLAASTIFAILRSSVNKIWRSPSRASEAGSILKMVTFSIVNKLFSFLLVLGTALLLLVSLIANIAIKTILELVANFQETFSFIKVDELQLSKGLQIGSSFLILSLVACILFKILPSVHVAWQDVWMGALLTALLVVGLQQLVSNSVISIGTHFLSYGAIGSVMILMLWIFLTCQIFFLGCVFSYVYAHLFGSRRNRAMNPLDTVH, from the coding sequence ATGATTCACTATATTCGATCCACTGTCCTGCCCTACCTTCGATCCACCATTCTGCCTTCAAAACCAGCCCAACTCCTGATCCAAACAGGGCTGAAATGGGATCAGGACAATTGCCCTGGAATGGCAGCTGCGCTCTCCTACTACGCCCTCTTTTCACTATTTCCGATGCTGTTAGTTATCTTGAGCGTGATCGGTTCGTTTTTTGGACCAAATACCGAAGCGTTTCAGTTCATTAAGGAAGCGATAGAGCGGTATTTGCCCCCAGAGGTTCACGATTTAATTAAAGGAACCATCGTTTCTTTGAATGAAAATAGCGTCGGAGCGGGCGTGGTTGGCTTTAGTTTACTCCTGCTTGCTGCCAGTACAATCTTCGCCATCCTCAGAAGTTCAGTCAATAAAATCTGGCGATCGCCGAGCCGCGCATCTGAAGCAGGCTCCATTCTTAAAATGGTGACGTTCTCAATTGTCAACAAACTCTTTTCTTTCCTACTAGTGTTGGGAACTGCCCTGTTATTGCTGGTTTCATTAATTGCAAATATTGCGATTAAAACCATTCTGGAATTGGTTGCAAACTTTCAAGAGACTTTTTCCTTTATCAAGGTTGACGAACTTCAACTCAGCAAGGGGCTTCAGATCGGTTCATCCTTTTTGATTCTGTCTCTGGTTGCCTGCATTTTGTTCAAAATTCTGCCGTCCGTTCACGTCGCCTGGCAGGATGTGTGGATGGGTGCGCTTCTGACTGCCCTACTGGTGGTGGGATTGCAGCAGTTAGTGAGTAATAGTGTAATTTCGATCGGTACCCATTTTCTTTCCTATGGTGCGATCGGAAGTGTCATGATTCTGATGCTATGGATATTTCTGACCTGCCAGATCTTCTTCTTGGGTTGTGTGTTTTCCTATGTTTACGCCCATCTTTTTGGCAGTCGTCGAAATCGAGCCATGAACCCCTTGGATACTGTGCATTAA
- a CDS encoding transglutaminase family protein, with translation MTVIYDLEHITTYRYRNPVTFGKHRAIFLPSTGYGGRILSHRLETNVPARIRWFMDTLSNNVAEIELSEPAKELIVTCRVRGEHFGIQTIADFPLDARAKEIPVQYTPDEWIDLSVFLRPHAEDPDGSVAAWSKGFVLGDQDDSLDVLQRMMDTIRDTFTYQAREAEGTQPPGETLRLQSGTCRDYAWLMIEALRRLGFACRFVSGYLYDAALDGGEVGMTGSGATHAWLQVYLPGAGWRSYDPTNRITEGFDLIRVAIARHPGQVIPLAGSWFGAAQDYLGMDVTVAIRKLGSLPEFEE, from the coding sequence ATGACTGTCATTTATGACCTTGAACATATCACAACCTACCGTTATCGGAATCCGGTGACGTTTGGCAAACATCGTGCCATCTTTTTACCCAGTACAGGCTACGGTGGACGGATTTTGAGCCATCGGTTGGAAACAAACGTTCCTGCCAGAATTCGTTGGTTCATGGATACCCTCTCTAACAATGTGGCAGAGATTGAATTGAGCGAACCCGCCAAAGAACTGATTGTTACCTGTCGCGTGCGGGGGGAGCATTTTGGGATTCAGACGATCGCAGATTTTCCATTGGATGCACGGGCAAAGGAAATTCCTGTGCAATACACGCCGGATGAGTGGATTGATCTATCCGTGTTTCTGCGCCCCCATGCGGAAGATCCGGATGGTAGCGTTGCCGCCTGGTCAAAAGGCTTTGTGCTGGGTGACCAGGATGATAGCCTGGATGTGCTGCAACGCATGATGGATACCATCCGGGACACCTTTACCTATCAGGCACGGGAGGCAGAGGGAACCCAACCTCCAGGCGAAACTTTGCGATTGCAATCTGGCACCTGTCGAGACTACGCCTGGTTAATGATTGAGGCATTGCGGCGGCTTGGCTTTGCCTGTCGGTTTGTCAGCGGCTATCTTTATGATGCGGCATTGGATGGGGGCGAGGTTGGGATGACGGGTTCGGGAGCAACCCACGCCTGGTTGCAAGTCTATCTTCCGGGTGCTGGCTGGCGCAGTTATGATCCGACCAATCGCATTACAGAGGGGTTTGATTTAATCCGAGTCGCGATCGCCCGTCATCCTGGACAGGTTATTCCCCTTGCCGGTTCCTGGTTTGGTGCGGCGCAGGACTACCTGGGGATGGATGTAACCGTGGCAATTCGCAAGCTTGGCAGCCTGCCTGAGTTTGAAGAATGA
- a CDS encoding AI-2E family transporter: protein MRLPPPSEPNSHLWQTLNNSRLLRYILLFACGWVTVLIINYFYGTIALFTTAGIFAALLNYPVVWLSRHIPRGWAITITFLVALALLLGLVALVGLQVLSQGQGLLTNLREGLKQQDFLPLQEFLNRLNIGDVVGKLQTGLASGLGIVRNIFSSLFIGVFGAVISLYMLIDGGKLWRSFLNLLPIGSRDRFAKTFQQSFLGFIRGQLLLMLFLSSTTLIFFPFLGVNYALLLAIIIGIIDAIPGIGATLGVIVVTFLIFAAQGTEIALRALIVCIILIQIQDNYVRPKVMGDALELNPVLLFLALFIGERVAGLLGIFLAIPIAGMIAVWMRLAQEEQESQLALEETPEAPVEPVEKL from the coding sequence ATGCGCCTGCCCCCTCCCTCCGAACCCAATTCTCATCTGTGGCAAACTCTGAATAACTCCAGGTTGCTACGCTACATCCTGTTGTTTGCCTGTGGTTGGGTCACCGTTCTGATCATCAATTACTTCTATGGCACGATCGCCCTATTTACCACCGCGGGCATTTTTGCCGCATTGTTAAACTATCCCGTGGTCTGGTTATCCCGCCATATTCCCAGGGGATGGGCGATTACTATCACCTTTCTGGTGGCACTTGCCTTACTGTTGGGCTTGGTCGCCCTGGTGGGTCTTCAGGTATTAAGCCAGGGGCAGGGATTGCTGACCAATCTCAGAGAGGGGCTAAAACAGCAGGATTTTCTGCCCTTACAGGAGTTTCTCAATCGGCTTAATATCGGGGATGTCGTTGGTAAGTTACAAACTGGCTTGGCTTCCGGGTTAGGCATTGTTCGAAATATTTTTTCCAGTCTCTTTATTGGCGTTTTTGGTGCGGTGATCAGTTTGTATATGCTGATAGATGGCGGCAAACTGTGGCGTTCATTTCTGAATCTGCTTCCCATTGGCTCCCGCGATCGATTTGCCAAAACCTTTCAACAAAGCTTTCTGGGGTTTATTCGCGGGCAATTGCTGTTGATGCTGTTTCTATCCAGCACCACCCTCATCTTCTTTCCATTTCTGGGGGTGAACTATGCCCTCCTTTTGGCAATCATTATTGGCATCATCGATGCCATCCCAGGAATTGGAGCAACCCTCGGAGTGATTGTCGTCACTTTTTTGATCTTTGCCGCTCAGGGAACCGAGATTGCCTTAAGAGCTTTGATTGTTTGCATCATTTTGATTCAGATTCAAGATAACTACGTGCGTCCCAAAGTCATGGGGGATGCCCTGGAACTCAATCCGGTACTGTTGTTTCTTGCCCTGTTTATTGGCGAACGGGTCGCGGGTTTGTTAGGCATTTTTCTGGCTATTCCGATCGCGGGCATGATTGCAGTCTGGATGCGGTTAGCCCAGGAGGAACAGGAATCACAACTCGCTTTAGAAGAAACCCCAGAAGCACCTGTTGAACCTGTGGAAAAACTTTAG
- a CDS encoding SMP-30/gluconolactonase/LRE family protein — protein MSVIQNSPQNILTARARLGEGPCWNSEEQRLYWVDIYNHRVHQFNPATGDNQFFDVGEVVGCIAPAGTDRLIMALRDRLAFLNTQNGEVTPIIEIDHTYPATRFNDGKCDAMGRFWFGSVSANEECARLYHYDLDGTLNVMETGLTISNGLGWSPDQKTFYLTDSRRKTIYAYDFDGASGELSNRRVLINLMAESFEPDGLTVDQEGCLWSAMWDGWCIIRFDPVGKEMMRVPMPVQRPTCCTFGNNDLKTLYITTASIGLGEAEIQAGFYSGDLFSLPTAVPGLPTYYFKG, from the coding sequence ATGAGCGTTATCCAGAACTCGCCCCAAAATATTTTGACTGCCAGAGCACGGCTCGGAGAAGGACCGTGTTGGAACTCGGAAGAACAGCGACTTTACTGGGTTGATATCTATAACCATCGGGTGCATCAGTTTAATCCGGCGACAGGCGACAATCAGTTTTTTGATGTGGGTGAAGTGGTTGGCTGTATTGCCCCCGCAGGAACCGATCGACTGATCATGGCACTCCGCGATCGTCTGGCTTTTTTGAACACCCAAAATGGTGAAGTCACCCCTATTATCGAAATCGACCACACTTACCCCGCCACCCGCTTCAACGATGGCAAATGTGATGCGATGGGGCGCTTCTGGTTTGGCTCCGTTAGTGCGAATGAAGAATGTGCCCGGTTGTATCATTACGACCTGGATGGCACCCTGAACGTGATGGAAACCGGATTGACCATTTCCAACGGATTGGGTTGGAGTCCAGACCAGAAAACCTTCTATCTCACGGATTCGCGCCGCAAAACAATTTATGCCTATGACTTCGACGGGGCAAGCGGCGAATTGAGCAACCGTCGCGTTTTGATTAATCTCATGGCTGAGTCGTTTGAACCGGATGGTTTAACGGTCGATCAGGAAGGCTGCCTCTGGTCGGCAATGTGGGATGGTTGGTGTATTATTCGCTTTGATCCGGTGGGCAAAGAAATGATGCGGGTGCCGATGCCCGTACAGCGCCCTACCTGCTGCACCTTTGGCAACAATGATCTAAAAACGCTCTACATCACCACTGCCTCCATTGGCTTGGGCGAGGCAGAAATTCAGGCTGGCTTCTACTCTGGCGATTTATTCAGTCTGCCAACTGCTGTTCCTGGCTTGCCAACCTATTACTTTAAGGGCTAA
- a CDS encoding glucose 1-dehydrogenase, translating to MKGLKGKTALITGASSGIGQAIAIRLAQEGCHIAINYRKNPEAAADTAERAMQLACGQVEECGVQSLLIQADVAQEADILRMVNAVVERFGHLDILVNNAGIQTERPSHEIPADEFDRVLGVNLKGAYLCARETIKHLLDRQAAGVIINISSVHEIIPRPQYLTYSISKGGMANLTKTLALEYADRKIRVNAIAPGATATPINEAWTEDPTKKAAVESYIPMGRAGTSEEMAAAVAFLASEEAAYITGQTLFIDGGLSLYADFRETWSA from the coding sequence ATGAAAGGATTGAAAGGAAAAACCGCTTTGATTACTGGTGCCAGTTCCGGTATTGGGCAGGCGATCGCAATTCGGTTGGCACAGGAAGGTTGCCATATTGCTATCAACTATCGCAAAAATCCAGAAGCCGCCGCAGACACCGCAGAAAGGGCAATGCAGTTAGCCTGTGGACAGGTGGAAGAATGCGGTGTGCAATCCCTATTAATTCAGGCAGATGTGGCTCAAGAGGCAGATATTCTGCGCATGGTCAACGCGGTTGTTGAGCGGTTTGGTCACTTAGATATCTTAGTGAACAATGCGGGAATTCAGACTGAACGCCCTTCCCATGAAATTCCCGCCGATGAATTCGATCGGGTTCTGGGGGTTAATCTCAAGGGAGCCTACCTGTGTGCGCGAGAAACCATCAAACATTTGCTCGATCGTCAGGCAGCAGGGGTGATCATCAACATCTCCAGCGTCCACGAAATCATTCCCCGCCCCCAATATCTCACCTATTCCATTAGCAAAGGTGGGATGGCAAATCTAACGAAAACCCTTGCCCTGGAGTATGCGGATCGCAAAATCCGTGTCAATGCGATCGCGCCGGGAGCGACAGCGACCCCCATCAATGAAGCGTGGACCGAAGATCCCACCAAAAAAGCTGCCGTAGAAAGCTACATTCCAATGGGTCGAGCCGGAACCTCTGAGGAAATGGCTGCGGCTGTTGCATTCCTGGCGTCGGAGGAAGCCGCTTACATTACGGGGCAAACCCTGTTTATCGATGGGGGACTGTCGCTTTATGCTGACTTCAGAGAAACCTGGTCAGCGTAG
- a CDS encoding HhoA/HhoB/HtrA family serine endopeptidase, whose protein sequence is MGRFLGQLTANWAVPFVGITVLFVSGCTGEASPKLTNSNLSNRWFYLDAEATATTPIQSSQPAPRSLQPTTADTNFVVEVINRVDPAVVTVYTSRNVTSRLLQRFEDSFYQRFFRRSLPIPTEREVRGNGSGFIINSSGQILTNAHVVDQADKVMIKFSDGRTLEGKVLGKDPVTDLAAVQVQANNLPTVELGNSDQLVSGQWAIAMGSPLGLKKTVTVGVISATDRAARDIGAADLRVDFIQTDAAINPGNSGGPLLNARGQVIGVNTAKLRGTQGLGFAIPINMAQQIAQQLIKNGRFDHPFLGVQMLPLTPELRQQLNDNSAKSKRIEVEQGVFVAQVMPNSPAANAGLKEGDVILQINNQPITEINQVQQVVEQSKVGSQLQLGVQRGTQKLNLTVTLKALPAPTE, encoded by the coding sequence ATGGGAAGGTTTTTGGGGCAATTAACAGCAAATTGGGCGGTGCCATTCGTGGGTATTACAGTGCTTTTTGTCAGTGGCTGCACCGGGGAGGCATCCCCAAAATTAACGAATTCAAATTTGTCTAATCGATGGTTCTATCTTGATGCAGAAGCAACAGCAACGACACCCATTCAATCCTCCCAACCCGCACCCCGATCGCTCCAGCCGACAACAGCAGACACGAACTTTGTGGTTGAGGTGATCAATCGAGTTGATCCAGCGGTTGTAACTGTTTATACCTCTCGCAATGTAACCTCGCGATTGTTACAAAGATTTGAAGATTCATTCTATCAACGTTTCTTTCGCAGAAGCCTGCCCATTCCGACGGAACGGGAGGTTCGGGGAAATGGTTCTGGGTTCATAATCAATTCGAGTGGTCAAATTTTGACCAATGCCCATGTGGTCGATCAGGCTGACAAGGTAATGATCAAATTCTCGGATGGTCGAACGCTGGAAGGAAAGGTTTTAGGCAAAGATCCAGTTACCGATCTGGCAGCCGTGCAGGTGCAGGCAAACAATTTACCCACGGTGGAACTGGGAAACTCGGATCAGCTTGTTTCTGGGCAGTGGGCGATCGCGATGGGAAGTCCCTTGGGGTTGAAAAAAACCGTAACAGTCGGTGTCATCAGTGCCACCGATCGGGCTGCCCGTGACATCGGTGCTGCCGACCTGCGGGTTGACTTTATCCAGACTGACGCTGCCATTAACCCTGGAAACTCTGGTGGACCTCTGCTCAATGCTCGCGGTCAGGTGATTGGGGTAAATACAGCCAAACTTCGGGGAACTCAGGGATTGGGCTTTGCCATTCCCATTAACATGGCTCAACAGATCGCGCAGCAGTTAATTAAAAATGGCAGGTTTGATCATCCCTTTCTGGGGGTTCAAATGTTGCCGCTTACTCCCGAACTACGCCAGCAACTGAACGACAATTCAGCGAAGAGCAAACGGATTGAGGTAGAACAGGGCGTTTTTGTTGCCCAGGTGATGCCAAACTCTCCTGCCGCTAACGCGGGTTTAAAGGAAGGTGATGTGATTCTACAAATTAACAATCAGCCGATTACTGAGATTAACCAGGTTCAACAAGTTGTCGAACAAAGCAAAGTCGGTAGCCAGTTGCAACTGGGAGTACAACGGGGAACCCAAAAACTGAACTTGACCGTTACCCTCAAGGCATTGCCCGCACCAACAGAATGA
- a CDS encoding response regulator: MKILLIEDDLLTTELLSTALSSHHYAVDAIADGEAGLEMAIQWSYDLILLDILIPKLNGIEVCHRLRAQGCQTPILMLTVKDSNEDIIAGLDAGADDYVAKSCDSSQLLARVRALLRRGSTVSASPLLTWEHLCLDPALARVTYKQQVVALRPKEYNLLELFLRYPQRILSRSTIIDHLWSIDETPVEGAVTNLIKDLRHRLKSAGMVTDLIETVYGLGYRLKPVPEGSSSAERGDGTIATAVKGLVAQSALVADAEGNWNVRTQQGIRAIEQIAERFQVSLEERLNLLEAVVRSLQTDSLSSQQRAAACREAHKLAGGLGTFGYIEASTLAQAIERLLEDRLKQEIRSTSLSEADQLSQLLNELKQKLAQPLTPLQH, encoded by the coding sequence ATGAAAATTCTTTTAATTGAAGACGATTTACTCACGACTGAATTGCTATCCACAGCACTCTCCTCCCACCACTATGCAGTCGATGCGATCGCGGATGGCGAAGCGGGTTTAGAGATGGCGATTCAATGGAGTTATGACTTAATTCTTTTAGACATTTTGATTCCCAAACTAAATGGAATTGAAGTTTGTCACCGACTTCGTGCCCAGGGCTGTCAGACCCCCATCTTGATGCTCACGGTGAAAGATTCGAATGAGGATATCATTGCTGGGTTAGATGCGGGTGCGGATGACTATGTTGCCAAATCCTGTGATTCCTCCCAACTACTGGCACGGGTGCGCGCACTTCTGCGCCGGGGTAGCACTGTGTCAGCGTCGCCGCTGCTAACCTGGGAGCATCTTTGCCTCGATCCTGCCCTGGCACGGGTCACCTACAAACAGCAGGTGGTTGCCCTGCGACCTAAAGAATACAACCTGCTAGAGCTGTTTCTGCGGTATCCTCAACGCATTCTCAGTCGCAGCACCATCATTGATCACCTGTGGTCGATCGACGAAACTCCCGTGGAGGGGGCGGTCACGAATTTAATTAAGGATCTACGCCACCGCCTAAAGTCCGCCGGGATGGTGACCGATTTGATTGAAACGGTTTACGGGTTGGGCTACCGATTAAAACCAGTTCCGGAAGGGAGCAGCAGCGCCGAACGGGGAGATGGGACGATCGCAACAGCCGTTAAGGGACTTGTGGCTCAATCAGCTTTGGTCGCGGATGCAGAGGGGAACTGGAATGTTCGGACACAGCAAGGGATACGGGCAATTGAGCAAATTGCAGAACGGTTTCAGGTCTCGCTGGAAGAACGTCTAAACCTGCTGGAAGCAGTGGTGCGATCGCTTCAAACGGATAGTTTGAGTTCGCAGCAACGGGCAGCCGCATGCCGGGAAGCGCACAAACTGGCGGGGGGCTTGGGAACGTTTGGCTATATCGAGGCTTCTACTTTGGCACAAGCCATTGAACGGTTACTGGAAGACCGATTGAAACAGGAAATACGATCGACTTCTCTGTCCGAGGCAGATCAACTCTCACAATTGCTGAACGAATTGAAACAGAAACTGGCTCAACCATTAACGCCCCTCCAGCATTGA
- a CDS encoding PAS domain S-box protein: MISASNLAAQFDLGYLYTVLLGGLILLFGIGTGILVARWVALPLLLHGRNVFWQKLVLNVASLKQAEAALKESETFNRAILDAIPDLIIRMHRDGSYLDIKPTTAFPIDFPNFKLGENIRNFLPSEAAEQRLAAAARALETGEVQVYEFPLLVQGQPLWQEARIMPLGPEEVLVVIRDLTQRKQMEEALRQSEARLAMAQQVAQVGYWEFDLVSQTSSWSEVTFHHWGLDPTQPEPTFAELLHRVHPDDLADLQQNIEAAKEGIPYVQDLRVVHSDGSIHYLDSRGEALRNQQGQVVKLVGTSLDITERKQVEAALQESEARFRELAETVREGFFIFETEASRYSYINPACEALTGKPFSAFYQEKTFAKGMSHWLNNIHPDDRDRIEAALQREREGDNFDEEYRFIRPDGEILWLRSQAFPIHNEAGTIVRIVGTVEDITDRKQAEIALQASEARFQEIAQTLNQVSYVISVTTGQYLYISPAYEKMWGFSCESLYQDPKSWLDRIYPEDLDYVLWGLSQLFSGNQKRLQYRIISSKGEVRWIESESLVVRGEDGNPLRIVGLADDITDRKQLEESLQLSEARYRGIVEDQMELICRYQPDGTLTFANEAFCRYFGLNPTEVLGSSYEPLIFEADRERVVQLIDSMSQDNPTVATENRVFCQGEVRWTQWNNRAIFDQGHFIEFQAVGRDITERKQAEAEIQQLNQQLTHRVNELQTLFEVLPIGVAISEDPDCRIARINPCLAELLRVALDANASQSAPVDERPTYRVYRDGQEVAPENLPMQYAATHNLEVRDEVFDIVHPDGTVIPLLSCAAPLRDVQGKVRGVIGGFVDITDRKQMEEALRTSEERFRRAFDDAPIGVSLVSPDGMFLHANAYYCEIVGYSKAELLTLNFQEITHPADLEADMAGLRQMIAGETRSFQMEKRYITKQGTTIPVLMNTAPIRDQDGQILYFVGHIRDIRDRLKIERMKDEFISIISHELRTPLTSIRGALGILSAGVFNDRPEKAEHMLQIALNNSDRLVRLVDDILSLERLQSGKVQLVMEQCQVAELMQQAVDSVQAIADQSGITLSLSSIVATLWAAPDAIIQTLTNLLSNAIKFSSTGDTVWLNAEVRRQASGVRSQEPEGEADREDRGDGGDERDTGTRRRRDAENSIQNSKFKIQNLELRTQNSPTPHSPLPTPHILFSIIDQGRGIPEDKLNIIFEQFQQVDVSDSRKKGGTGLGLAICKNIVQQHGGQIWVESSVGKGSTFYVVLPLMVGDRG; encoded by the coding sequence GTGATTTCAGCATCTAACCTTGCCGCACAGTTCGATCTTGGCTACCTCTACACCGTGCTGTTGGGAGGTCTCATTCTTCTGTTTGGGATTGGAACTGGCATTTTAGTGGCGCGCTGGGTAGCACTACCGCTGCTGCTGCATGGTCGAAATGTTTTTTGGCAAAAGCTCGTTCTTAATGTGGCATCCCTCAAACAAGCAGAAGCGGCACTCAAAGAAAGTGAAACCTTCAATCGTGCCATCCTGGACGCCATCCCAGATTTAATTATCCGCATGCATCGAGATGGAAGCTACCTGGACATCAAACCCACAACAGCCTTCCCGATCGACTTCCCAAACTTCAAACTAGGAGAGAACATTCGCAACTTTCTGCCATCGGAAGCCGCAGAACAACGTCTGGCAGCCGCAGCCAGGGCATTAGAAACAGGGGAAGTGCAAGTGTACGAATTTCCCCTCCTGGTGCAGGGGCAGCCGCTCTGGCAAGAAGCCAGAATCATGCCGCTTGGCCCTGAGGAAGTTCTCGTCGTGATTCGGGATTTGACCCAGCGCAAACAGATGGAAGAAGCGTTGCGCCAGAGTGAAGCCCGCCTGGCAATGGCTCAGCAGGTCGCTCAGGTTGGCTATTGGGAATTTGACCTGGTGAGCCAAACGAGTTCCTGGTCAGAAGTGACATTTCACCACTGGGGGCTTGATCCGACTCAACCAGAACCCACATTTGCTGAACTGCTGCACAGGGTCCATCCTGACGATCTGGCAGACCTCCAACAAAACATTGAGGCGGCAAAAGAGGGAATTCCTTATGTTCAGGACTTGCGAGTTGTGCATTCGGATGGTTCAATTCACTATCTCGATTCGCGCGGAGAAGCCCTGCGCAATCAGCAGGGGCAGGTGGTTAAGCTGGTTGGCACCTCCCTGGACATCACGGAACGCAAACAGGTAGAAGCCGCGCTGCAAGAAAGTGAAGCGCGTTTCCGCGAACTGGCAGAAACGGTGCGGGAAGGTTTCTTCATTTTTGAGACCGAAGCTTCTCGCTACTCCTACATCAACCCTGCCTGTGAAGCGCTTACCGGCAAACCCTTCTCCGCTTTCTATCAGGAGAAGACTTTTGCCAAAGGGATGTCCCATTGGTTAAACAATATTCATCCGGACGATCGCGATCGCATCGAAGCAGCGTTACAGCGGGAACGAGAGGGCGACAACTTTGATGAGGAGTACCGCTTTATCCGCCCCGATGGCGAAATTCTCTGGCTACGATCGCAGGCATTCCCTATCCATAACGAAGCTGGAACCATTGTTCGGATTGTGGGTACGGTTGAGGATATCACCGATCGCAAACAGGCTGAAATTGCGCTGCAAGCAAGCGAAGCCCGATTTCAGGAAATTGCTCAGACCTTGAATCAGGTGTCCTATGTGATATCGGTAACCACAGGTCAATATCTCTATATCAGCCCTGCCTATGAAAAAATGTGGGGTTTCTCCTGCGAAAGCCTTTATCAAGATCCAAAATCCTGGCTCGATCGAATTTATCCTGAAGATTTAGATTACGTCTTGTGGGGGCTGAGTCAGTTATTTTCTGGCAACCAGAAGCGCCTGCAATACCGGATCATTTCTTCGAAGGGCGAGGTTCGCTGGATTGAGTCAGAATCCCTGGTTGTGCGCGGTGAGGATGGAAATCCGTTACGAATTGTCGGGTTGGCAGATGATATTACCGATCGCAAACAGCTAGAGGAATCTCTCCAACTAAGTGAAGCCCGTTATCGCGGCATTGTAGAAGACCAGATGGAGCTGATTTGCCGCTACCAACCGGATGGCACCCTCACGTTTGCGAATGAAGCCTTCTGCCGATATTTTGGGCTAAACCCAACAGAAGTGCTTGGGAGTTCCTATGAACCACTCATATTTGAAGCAGACCGGGAACGGGTGGTACAACTGATTGATTCGATGAGTCAGGATAACCCAACCGTAGCGACGGAAAATCGGGTTTTCTGCCAGGGAGAGGTGCGCTGGACGCAGTGGAATAATCGCGCCATTTTTGACCAGGGGCACTTCATTGAATTTCAGGCAGTTGGGCGCGACATTACAGAACGTAAACAAGCGGAAGCCGAAATTCAACAACTGAATCAGCAATTGACCCACCGGGTGAACGAATTGCAAACCCTGTTTGAGGTGCTGCCGATCGGTGTGGCAATTTCAGAAGATCCAGACTGCCGCATCGCCCGCATCAATCCCTGTCTGGCTGAATTGCTCCGAGTCGCACTCGATGCAAATGCTTCCCAAAGCGCCCCTGTTGATGAACGTCCGACTTACCGGGTCTACAGGGATGGTCAGGAAGTCGCTCCCGAAAACCTGCCGATGCAATATGCCGCAACGCACAACCTTGAGGTCAGGGATGAGGTGTTTGATATTGTGCATCCAGACGGAACGGTAATTCCGTTGCTCTCTTGTGCTGCGCCTCTGCGGGATGTGCAGGGCAAGGTCAGAGGTGTGATCGGAGGATTTGTAGACATTACCGATCGTAAACAGATGGAGGAAGCTTTACGCACCAGTGAAGAACGATTTCGGAGAGCATTTGATGATGCGCCGATCGGGGTGTCGCTTGTTTCACCGGATGGAATGTTTCTCCACGCCAATGCCTACTATTGTGAAATAGTCGGATATAGCAAAGCAGAGTTACTGACACTTAACTTTCAAGAGATTACCCATCCAGCGGATCTAGAGGCAGATATGGCAGGTCTGCGGCAGATGATAGCGGGAGAAACTCGTTCGTTTCAAATGGAAAAACGCTACATCACTAAGCAAGGAACCACCATACCCGTACTGATGAATACCGCTCCGATTCGCGACCAAGACGGACAGATCCTTTACTTCGTTGGTCACATTCGAGACATTCGCGATCGCTTGAAAATTGAACGGATGAAAGACGAATTTATTTCAATCATTAGCCATGAACTCCGGACTCCGCTGACTTCAATTCGAGGAGCACTCGGCATTTTAAGCGCAGGCGTATTTAACGATAGACCCGAAAAAGCCGAACACATGCTGCAAATTGCGCTGAATAACAGCGATCGTCTGGTTCGTCTGGTGGATGACATCCTCAGTTTAGAACGGTTGCAATCTGGCAAGGTCCAACTGGTGATGGAACAATGCCAGGTTGCAGAGCTGATGCAACAGGCTGTAGACAGCGTCCAGGCGATCGCCGATCAGTCTGGTATTACCCTTTCCCTCAGTTCCATTGTTGCAACGTTATGGGCGGCTCCCGATGCGATTATTCAAACCCTCACTAACCTGCTGAGTAACGCGATCAAATTTTCCTCAACTGGCGATACGGTTTGGCTCAACGCTGAAGTCAGGCGTCAGGCGTCAGGCGTCAGGAGCCAGGAGCCAGAAGGAGAGGCAGATAGGGAAGATAGGGGAGATGGGGGAGATGAAAGGGACACGGGGACGCGGAGACGTAGAGACGCGGAGAATTCAATTCAAAATTCAAAATTCAAAATTCAAAATCTAGAACTTAGAACTCAAAACTCCCCTACTCCCCACTCCCCACTCCCCACTCCCCATATCCTTTTCTCCATCATCGATCAAGGCAGGGGCATTCCTGAAGATAAGCTCAACATCATTTTTGAGCAATTTCAGCAAGTGGATGTGTCTGACTCTCGCAAAAAAGGGGGAACCGGGCTGGGGCTGGCTATCTGTAAAAATATTGTGCAACAACACGGCGGGCAAATTTGGGTAGAAAGCAGCGTGGGCAAAGGCAGTACTTTCTATGTTGTATTGCCATTAATGGTGGGGGATAGGGGATGA